Genomic window (Bacillus vallismortis):
CTTGTATTTATGGGTGTGCTGCCGCTTCAATTTAAACAAGGTGAAAATGCGGAAACACTCGGCTTAACCGGTAAAGAAGTGATCGAGGTAGATGTTGATGAAAGCGTACGCCCTCGTGATATCGTTACAGTAAGAGCAATTGATGAAGACGGAAATGTAAAAACATTTGAAGCACTTGTCCGCTTCGATAGTGAAGTTGAAATTGATTACTATCGCCATGGCGGCATCCTGCAAATGGTGCTTCGCGATAAAATGAAGCAGTCCTGATGAATCAATAGGAAGAGAAGGCATTTCGCTTTCTCTTCTTTTTATGACAAAGTGTGCTGCGGAGGTGGCATATGATGAAAAAATGGCTCGCAAGGATCCTGCTTATTATGCTTGCCAGCTATATGGGATGGAATTTGTATCAAACATACACCAAAAAAGAAGTGGGAATAGAAGAGGGACAGCAAGCTCCAGAATTCACTTTGAAAACGCTATCGGGAGAGAAAAGTTCCTTACAAGACACAAAAGGCAAAAAAGTCCTCCTCAATTTTTGGGCAACTTGGTGTAAACCGTGCCGGCAGGAAATGCCAGCGATGGAACAACTGCAAAAAGAATACGCAGACGAACTTGCGGTTGTTGCTGTTAATTTCACTTCAGCTGAGAAAAGTGTGAAACAGGTTCAGGCGTTTGCTGATACGTATGAATTAACGTTTCCTATCCTGATTGATAAAAAAGGGATCAATGCTGACTATAACGTGATGTCATATCCAACGACGTATATCTTAGATGAAAAAGGCGTTATTCAAGATATACATATCGGCACCATGACAAAAAAAGAAATGGAACAAAAACTGGATCTTGATTAGATTCAGTTTTTTTATGTTCTGAATGCTTACAAATTTTCAGAATTGGAAAAAATAAATGAATATGCGGAGGTGAGAAGAGTGAAGAAGATGAGAAAACGTTCTTTTCATGAGCTCGTCATGGAAAATAAAAAAGAGCTGATGACCAATACAGAGTATTTAAATCAGCTTGAGGAAAAGCTTGAACAGCGATTTAAGCAAAAAT
Coding sequences:
- a CDS encoding redoxin domain-containing protein, whose protein sequence is MMKKWLARILLIMLASYMGWNLYQTYTKKEVGIEEGQQAPEFTLKTLSGEKSSLQDTKGKKVLLNFWATWCKPCRQEMPAMEQLQKEYADELAVVAVNFTSAEKSVKQVQAFADTYELTFPILIDKKGINADYNVMSYPTTYILDEKGVIQDIHIGTMTKKEMEQKLDLD
- a CDS encoding FbpB family small basic protein; amino-acid sequence: MKKMRKRSFHELVMENKKELMTNTEYLNQLEEKLEQRFKQK